GGGCGGGGACGGACCGGAGCGCGCGGACACGGCCCGTCCTCACGGCGCTGCGGGGGGCTCCACAGACGCTCCCTCAACATGCAGAACGACGCCGGCGAGTTCGTGGACCTGTACGTGCCGCGGAAATGGTGAGCATCCTCCGCCCCGGTCCCTGCATCCCCCGCCGCCGCTACCGGCCGCCgagccctctccctgcccctcgcTCGCCAAGCCCCGTCGCCGCTCACTGCGCTCCCCCCGCAGCTCTGCCAGCAACCGCATCATAGGCGCCAAGGACCACGCGTCCATCCAGATGAACGTGGCCGAGGTGAGCCGGGCGGCGGGACGGCTTGTCCCCTGGGGAGGGGCGAGGTCTGGGCGGGCCTCACGTCGATTCCCAAACCCCAGGTTTAGACCCGAAGGCGTTTGGGTGCACCTCTGTGACCCTCATTCTCGATTCATAGGTTGACAAGGTGACAGGCAGGTTCAACGGCCAGTTTAAAACCTACGCCATCTGCGGGGCCATTCGCAGGATGGTGAGTGTTCCCCGGCCTCGCTCAGCGGGCCTTTGAGCCGGAgtggcatctccctccctgctcccaccctgaGCAGGTTCGTTGGCAGAAGAGACTGCAGCGTGCCGCACTGGACTGGGCTGGCTGCCAGCCCCTTCCTGGGGGTGGAAAAGGGTGCTCGGGGCCCACCCTGAGAAGACAGGCAGGCCACGACCTTGGAGCGTCCCAGTTATCACAGCTCCTTCCAGCCCCAGGGGTCGGACCCCTGTACCGTCAGGGGTCTGCCTGATGTTAGCGTGTCTACCCTTGGTCGGTTTGGACGGCAGTGTGGCTAGACCTCTGGCCAGCAGGGCGCCTGGTCCCAATGTGCGTTCTCCCCTAGGGCGAGTCAGATGACTCCATTCTCCGACTGGCCAAGGCTGACGGCATTGTCTCAAAGTAAGAGGACTGGGGTTTGGGCACAGAGGCCCAGGATGTCTTTGGAGACCAGGTTTTAAAGTTCTTCTTTTGTTCCAGGAACTTCTGACTGGAGAGGATCCTGGATGTGGAACGTGTGTTATAAATAAAGAGTGAAAACCTATCTGTTGTTTCACTTCTGTGCtttgggtggggggggagagggagggctcCTCTGTGCTCTGGAGGGTCTGGGCTGGCGTTTTGCTGTGATTGGAAGGGGCCGGCTGGCTGAAGGGCAGCCTATGATACGTTGCAAAACCAAATTTTACTTAAAGCACAAATACATTACTTTTTGCAAACAGATCCATGACACTTGACTAGACAGTGAGGTCGCGTGGCCACTTAAGCGCTCATTTAAGTCCACAGCGCCTCCTAGGCACTGAGGGCGTGGCCCCAGGCCCTTGGATACAGATGTCTGGGCTGGTTCTAGGCGGTGACATTTTAGGCTGGAGTTTAATGCCTTAAATACTGGCTTCATTTGAGTACCACACAGTGGCAGCTGCTGACATTAAAAAGGACGCAATGCACTAAAGGGAAGGTTACAGACGGGTTTGGTGAATGACATTCTCACTACATGAACAGGTAAAGTTACTGTATCAGCCATTCTAACATCTGTATAGACATTTCCAGGAAGATGTGTTCCTCAAGGCTGAATTGTAAACCAGGACATACATTTTGTAAGTCGGTCCCCTGCAGTGCTTGTAACAGGAGTGTCCTTGAGACGCTGTGTTGGCTGGACAGGTCACCTTGCAGAAGAGTTGCCTGGGGCCTAGCAGCTTCATCCTTCAAACCCTCCTTGGTGCACGTCAGGTTTGGGAGCCATCTTGGGGAAGATGGGGAAGAGGCACTCCTCAATAAATAAGGTCAGAATACAGACTCGGGCTTCACGCTCCATTCTGCAGttgtccccctctcctcccttagCCCAAGCGACTGACTGAGGAAGCAGGAACAGCAGCCAACAGGGCGGGAGCCGCCGTCCTGCACCCCTGCTAGGGTCTCAAGTTGCTGGTGGTTGAGCGCTCTGATGAGGGCTGGCCTCTGTTCTGCAAAAGCACCAGTGCACACGCGTAGGATGCAGGGTGGGACTGTCCCGGAGCCCCTCCAGTGACAGGCTTATGGGACAGCAGTAGGGAAGGAGCTTAATGGCCCAGCCAACACGGTCCTTTCTGAGAGCAGCTGACCCGTGAAGGAGAAGCTCCAGCCCACGGTCTTCAGTGTTTCTGGTGGGGCAGCAAGTGGATGAACTGGGCCACGTGTAGCGTAGAGAAGCTGGCGTGCCGGGCACACACCTGCCCAGGACAACGACCGGCCTTTGGGGTTGGCTTGGTGTGGCGGCTCCTCCAGCCCAGGCGGCTCCCACTTCCTGCCGGGAGGAAGAACGCTGGCCCGACCCTTGCAGGGAGGCAGGGCTGTGAAGTGGTCAGTCTCCTCCCCGCTGGAGGCTCAGGTGTGGTTCAAGTCACAACTTCAGCACACGCCGTTTAACCAGTTTCTGTTCCCTCAGGAAAAAAGACCCAAAGAACCAAATCCTACATGACAGTAAACACGGTTTCTCCACAACATTGCGTAGGAAGATCAAGAGCCAGCAATCCAGTCATCCTGAAGGTCCCCAGTGTCGTGGGCAAGGGGGGGTCTTCCCGGTGAAACGGATCCTTGCGTGGGGTGGGCTAGTTCTGTGCCCAGAGGCCTGCTGGGGTGTGTGACCCCCAACAGGGCGTCGGGACTTCACAGTGATGTGACCTTGGAAGAACAGAAGTCTGAGAGTAAAAAAATGAGACTAAAACCAACCAGGGGTCTGCTATCCTTGGCTTAGGCTGACGCCAGagctgtgtgtgtggatgtgggtAGGTGGGTGCACACCCCCCAAGGGGGCTGTGCTGGGCTGGGAAGGAGCCGGGCCGAGGGGGGGAGTGGGGATTCCACAGTGCGCTCTCCACGTCCGAAAACCCCGAACAGCTGAGATGAATGCCCAACAGGTTAACGCTGGCAATCCAGCGCGTGCAGTGAGGTCTGGAGACCCAGATCTCCATGAGACACTAGTGCAGTGGCTACGATGGTAGCAGAAGGCTGGGTGATGCGAAGAGGAGAAAAGCTGTGAAGTCAGGATCCACCACGGCGCATTAAGTCCTGGTACCAGACCAggcacaggaaaaaaagaaacaacaaagccCCACATTTTGTTCACGGAGTAACGCAGCAGGGCTCTCCGAAATACCGCTGTGGTGTGGTGTGCTTTGGAATGGAAGCCATGTCCCTCCAGGGAAGCCAGGGCGTGGGGGAGCGGTGGCACCAGCTGGCGAGGGCCGCGCGTCCACACCCAGTGCCTGGAAATGCACCCGCCGGCCCACGACGTGCCAGGAGCGCCCACAGGGGCCGGGCCACGCTAGAACTGCTGCGTGAGGCGTCGGTAATGAGGTAACACCTGGTTCTCGGGAAGGTAGAGAGCAAGTTCCAGGGCCACGAGCACCGTGAACTCAAACCCAATCAGATCCCGTCTGTTGAACCGAAACTTTTCTTCTAACTTCTGTGTTGAAGAAGAGAGAGGGGTTGAGCTGCGGCCCCTCCTCCGGTTCCCGGCCAGGTGGCTGGGTCTGGGCGTGGGGGGTGGTCCCGCCTCCCGCAGCCGGGAGCCGGGGGGATAGGGACGTGCATACTCACATCGATGAGCTGCTTCACGTCGTTCTTGCGGAGGTCGCTGCTGATCTTGGCGGCCAGCAGCACGCAGGCGCCCGCGCACAGCTTGCGGTTCTGCTTGTTGACCTTGCCCTGCAGGACCAGCTTCTCGAAGTACACATAGGCCATGGACACCGTCACGGGCTCCAGACCGCACTCCTCAGACAGGTTCCACATCTCGCGTTTCAAACTGCGGGTTTACACGGGAGCCAAGGGCTTTGGGGTCAGGAAGCGCCCACATCCCTGCTGGAGGGGTGTGCCTTTGGGCCACCAGAAAAGCGCCATTTCCTCCCAGAGGCTGTGGCCCGGCGCTAGGGCCCACGTCTTGGTGGGCGGGCAGCAGGCTGGTCTTGGTCTCCACTTGGCCCTCGGCTGGGCCCGCGGCACCCAACTGTCCTCAAGGGGACCCCCCGGAGGACAGATTCCCGTGCTCCTGTGGCAGTGAGGGGGCCGTGTGGGGAGGGAAggtcagtgcaaaggccctgaggtgcggCCGTGCTGAGGCAGAGTCTGGACCTCTGGCTGTGGGGCCTCAACCTCGTCATCTATCAAGTGGGGACGGTCACAGGGCCCGGCTCAGGGGCTGTGGGCACCAGTGAGGAGGAGCCCTGCAGGTGTGGGCAGGTATGAGAAGCACCGAGGGCACCTGACCAAGGAGGCAGCAGGGGAGCTGCTGGCACTGGCCTGGCTGGATGGCGGAAAGGGGCTGAGGAGGGGCGCGTCCCTTTCTCAAGCTCAGGAATCTATGTAGACCCGGCCTGGCGGCAGCGTGCAAAAGGCCCTGTTGGGCAGCGGGCTTGAGGATGCCCCCTCGGCCCTCCTCACCTCCTGATTTTGCTCAGCGTCAGCTTGATGTGCGGGAACTTCTCCCGGAAGGTCTCGTTCATGTCCTTCTTGAGGTCGGAGGGCTTCACGTACTCTATCACTGTGGTCTGCGACAGATAAGGACCGTCCCCATGCAGCCCCAGGGGCGTCTGCACGCCACCTGGGCCTGCAACCGTGAGGCCCCAGGCCCGCGAGAAC
This region of Phocoena phocoena chromosome 15, mPhoPho1.1, whole genome shotgun sequence genomic DNA includes:
- the RPS21 gene encoding small ribosomal subunit protein eS21, with the translated sequence MQNDAGEFVDLYVPRKCSASNRIIGAKDHASIQMNVAEVDKVTGRFNGQFKTYAICGAIRRMGESDDSILRLAKADGIVSK